In Deltaproteobacteria bacterium, one DNA window encodes the following:
- a CDS encoding GNAT family N-acetyltransferase: MREKLATVLLEKSGIAYSILDPDELDEAARLVGSVFSAGSPVTRYLEVSAGDFTRFVRLLAPKFQEEGLSVVARDRETREMIGALLNEDPGAERPPGARTHEGAERMAPGGAPLEELNRRYFHGRVLEPNIYAHFFFLAVSPRYQGRRIAQHLVDLCERSARRRGYKEGVVEATNLISQHVFRKAGFSVRVEIPYAVFEHNGKRPLEGLKDHPSAMLMVKKWDS, encoded by the coding sequence GTGAGGGAGAAATTGGCCACGGTGCTTCTGGAAAAAAGCGGCATTGCGTACTCGATTCTCGATCCGGACGAACTCGACGAGGCGGCTCGCCTGGTGGGCTCGGTGTTTTCCGCCGGATCGCCGGTCACTCGATATTTGGAGGTTTCCGCCGGGGATTTTACCCGATTCGTGAGGTTGCTCGCCCCGAAATTTCAGGAAGAAGGTCTGTCCGTTGTGGCCCGCGATCGGGAAACTCGAGAAATGATCGGAGCCCTGTTGAACGAGGATCCGGGCGCCGAACGCCCTCCTGGGGCCAGGACCCACGAAGGAGCCGAGCGGATGGCGCCGGGCGGCGCCCCTCTCGAGGAGCTGAATCGCCGGTACTTTCACGGCCGGGTATTGGAGCCCAATATCTATGCCCACTTCTTCTTCCTGGCCGTATCGCCCCGATACCAGGGAAGGCGCATCGCTCAACATCTCGTTGACCTGTGCGAGCGGTCGGCCCGACGCAGGGGATACAAAGAGGGGGTCGTCGAGGCCACGAATCTCATCTCTCAACACGTGTTCCGAAAAGCGGGGTTCTCGGTTCGGGTGGAAATACCGTACGCCGTGTTCGAACACAACGGCAAGCGGCCTTTGGAAGGCCTCAAGGACCATCCCAGCGCCATGCTGATGGTCAAGAAATGGGACTCCTGA
- a CDS encoding C_GCAxxG_C_C family protein codes for MLVKPKYQGLTREQLINKAYEMGRDFEINSYSCSQCTVAAIHEIVGLSDDLVKASTSLCAGVAFQGLGSCGGLSGGVMALDFFFGRPWEKMSYTELKMEENIPPLFTAQAIARELYNKYVERYGTVMCAAIQQQHFNRYYYIEDMEEFKKFEDAGAHTDPKKCVDTVGTAARWVMELLIDKGAVQVPG; via the coding sequence ATGTTGGTAAAACCGAAGTATCAAGGTCTTACCCGCGAGCAACTCATCAATAAAGCGTATGAAATGGGGAGAGACTTCGAGATTAACTCGTATAGCTGTTCCCAATGCACGGTTGCCGCCATTCACGAAATCGTGGGCCTGTCGGATGACCTGGTGAAAGCTTCCACTTCGTTGTGCGCGGGCGTGGCTTTCCAGGGGCTCGGAAGTTGCGGCGGGCTGTCGGGCGGTGTGATGGCCCTGGACTTCTTCTTCGGCAGACCCTGGGAAAAGATGTCGTACACCGAGCTGAAGATGGAGGAGAATATCCCACCGCTTTTTACCGCTCAGGCCATTGCGCGAGAACTGTACAATAAGTACGTCGAGCGCTACGGTACGGTCATGTGCGCCGCCATCCAGCAGCAGCACTTCAACCGGTATTACTATATCGAGGACATGGAGGAGTTCAAGAAATTCGAAGATGCGGGAGCCCACACGGATCCCAAAAAATGCGTGGACACCGTGGGAACCGCCGCCCGCTGGGTGATGGAACTATTGATCGATAAAGGCGCCGTGCAGGTTCCCGGCTGA